In a single window of the Mucilaginibacter defluvii genome:
- a CDS encoding 2-C-methyl-D-erythritol 4-phosphate cytidylyltransferase, with translation MPSKNYVIIVAGGSGTRMQSALPKQFLPLNGRPLMFYTLEAFAKSRANPYIIVVMHPDFHDHWRQLCTTYRFEMPHELVAGGSTRFHSVKNGFNAIKNNDTIIAVHDAVRPLTAPEAIDKAYRYAETHGNAVVAVKSRDSVRRVIGKKSSALKREEIYLVQTPQTFIYNQLKTAYEQPYTDNFTDDASVVEAAGYHINLIEGNDTNIKITFPEDIAIAELLLSRKPSL, from the coding sequence ATGCCATCAAAAAACTACGTTATTATCGTTGCCGGCGGATCGGGCACGCGCATGCAATCTGCACTACCTAAGCAATTTTTACCGCTTAACGGCAGGCCGCTTATGTTTTACACACTTGAGGCATTTGCCAAAAGTCGCGCTAATCCGTATATAATTGTAGTAATGCATCCGGATTTTCACGATCACTGGCGGCAATTGTGCACCACTTACCGGTTTGAAATGCCACATGAATTGGTAGCTGGCGGCAGCACCCGCTTTCATTCAGTTAAAAATGGTTTTAATGCTATAAAAAACAATGACACCATAATAGCCGTACACGACGCTGTACGCCCGCTTACAGCGCCTGAAGCGATCGATAAAGCCTATCGATATGCCGAAACTCATGGCAACGCCGTGGTGGCTGTTAAAAGCCGCGATTCGGTGCGTCGGGTTATTGGCAAAAAATCATCTGCATTAAAGCGCGAAGAAATATACCTGGTGCAAACGCCGCAAACTTTTATCTACAACCAGCTTAAAACCGCCTACGAGCAGCCTTACACCGATAACTTTACAGATGATGCCAGCGTAGTGGAGGCCGCGGGTTACCATATCAATCTGATAGAAGGCAATGACACCAATATCAAGATTACTTTTCCGGAAGATATCGCGATAGCAGAATTGCTCTTAAGCAGAAAGCCATCCCTGTAA
- the queA gene encoding tRNA preQ1(34) S-adenosylmethionine ribosyltransferase-isomerase QueA yields MKLSQFKFNLPESLVAHTPSDKRDESRLMVLHRDTGKIEHKIFKDVLDYFDDQDVMILNNTKVFPARLYGNKEKTGATIEVFLLRELNKELRLWDVLVDPARKIRVGNKLYFGDDDLLIAEVVDNTTSRGRTIRFLFDGTDEEFRRNVEILGETPLPKYIKRKATAEDKERYQTIFAKHEGAVAAPTAGLHFSRELMKRLELKGVEFAEVTLHVGLGTFRTVEVEDLTKHKMDSEQFIIEQKQADIVNKAIEHKKRVCAVGTTSMRTIESSVSANKTLKAANDWTSKFIFPPYEFSIANSMITNFHTPESTLLMMICAFGGYEHVMNAYEIAVKEKYRFYSYGDAMLII; encoded by the coding sequence ATGAAATTATCTCAGTTTAAATTCAATTTACCCGAATCGTTAGTGGCCCATACGCCGTCTGATAAGCGCGACGAATCTCGCCTGATGGTGCTGCACCGCGATACCGGTAAAATTGAACACAAGATATTCAAGGATGTATTGGATTATTTTGATGATCAGGATGTGATGATCCTGAATAACACCAAGGTTTTCCCTGCCCGCTTATATGGCAACAAGGAAAAAACCGGCGCCACTATTGAAGTTTTCCTGCTGCGCGAGCTGAACAAGGAGCTTCGCCTGTGGGATGTACTGGTTGATCCGGCCCGTAAAATCCGTGTTGGCAACAAACTTTATTTTGGCGACGATGACCTGTTGATAGCCGAGGTTGTAGATAATACTACCTCACGTGGCCGTACAATACGTTTTTTGTTCGACGGTACTGATGAGGAGTTTCGCCGTAACGTAGAAATACTGGGAGAAACCCCGCTACCAAAATACATTAAGCGTAAAGCTACCGCCGAGGATAAAGAGCGTTACCAAACTATTTTCGCCAAACACGAAGGCGCTGTTGCGGCTCCTACAGCCGGTTTACACTTTAGCCGTGAGCTGATGAAACGTCTTGAATTAAAAGGTGTTGAATTTGCCGAGGTTACCCTGCACGTAGGCCTGGGTACATTCCGTACTGTAGAGGTTGAGGATTTAACCAAGCATAAAATGGATTCGGAGCAGTTTATCATCGAGCAAAAGCAAGCTGATATTGTAAATAAGGCTATCGAGCATAAAAAGCGTGTTTGTGCTGTAGGCACTACCAGTATGCGTACCATTGAGTCGTCTGTTTCGGCCAACAAAACATTAAAAGCCGCGAATGACTGGACAAGCAAATTCATTTTCCCGCCATATGAGTTTAGCATAGCTAATTCCATGATTACTAACTTCCATACGCCTGAATCAACCCTGTTGATGATGATCTGCGCGTTTGGCGGTTACGAACATGTAATGAATGCTTACGAGATAGCTGTAAAAGAAAAATACCGCTTTTACAGCTACGGCGACGCGATGCTGATCATTTAA